One genomic segment of Melitaea cinxia chromosome 19, ilMelCinx1.1, whole genome shotgun sequence includes these proteins:
- the LOC123662915 gene encoding uncharacterized protein LOC123662915 isoform X1, whose translation MDQLFDSVNSDSKDLRRGKIHATNLKQTTPHLTLFKKMKIFFNTSKFVGSTRTPPSKEGWVWTLNAIELLWNKLRNKHSNIQSLATRRLQQDPLENLFGCIRSNCGANYNPTAGQFIAALKTSILSNLAHLSTGNCESDYCEAIIDNYKDVLTRSTNLCTNYTTSTQQSFSYSSNLSEELESICNAETSSGEAQACAYVCGFLIKRLDCSCSSCNNILFSKEKCLVEHLFLQFKEYNSEKQSLKYPHLNIINYVESCALVINRMLKDIGHEKHVLKKVVDKVQESVDHDFLKACPVHWEKNRSYFIENISYICINRYCTLKNREFSEEASKASLKRKIDILKHK comes from the coding sequence ATGGATCAACTTTTTGATTCTGTCAACAGCGACTCTAAAGATTTGCGCCGCGGGAAAATACAtgctacaaatttgaaacaaACCACACCACATCTCACGTTatttaagaaaatgaaaatattttttaatacttcaaaATTTGTAGGCAGCACACGTACACCACCTTCAAAAGAAGGATGGGTGTGGACTCTGAATGCAATTGAACTATTATGGAATAAACTCCGTAATAAGCATTCAAATATTCAAAGTCTTGCCACCCGCAGGCTACAGCAGGACCCACTAGAAAATCTGTTTGGTTGCATTCGGAGTAATTGTGGTGCAAACTACAATCCTACCGCTGGTCAATTTATTGCAGCACTAAAAACATCAATATTAAGCAACCTAGCTCACCTAAGCACTGGGAATTGCGAGAGCGATTACTGCGAAGCCataattgataattataaaGACGTATTGACCAGATCCACAAACTTATGCACAAATTATACAACTTCCACTCAACAGAGTTTTTCATATTCCTCAAATTTGTCTGAGGAACTTGAAAGTATATGTAATGCTGAAACATCAAGTGGTGAAGCTCAGGCATGTGCATATGTTTgtggatttttaattaaaagacttgaTTGTAGTTGCTCTAGctgtaataacattttattttccaaGGAAAAGTGTTTAGTAGAACATTTATTCCTACAATTTAAAGAATACAATTCCGAAAAGCAGAGCTTAAAATATcctcatttaaatattataaattatgtggaATCCTGTGCTTTGGTGATAAACAGAATGCTTAAAGATATAGGACACGAAAAGCATGTGCTTAAAAAAGTAGTAGATAAGGTTCAAGAATCGGTCGATCACGATTTTTTAAAGGCTTGTCCAGTACATTGGGAAAAAAATCGCagttattttatagaaaatatttcatatatttgcataaataggtactgtacattaaaaaatcgTGAGTTCTCAGAGGAAGCTTCAAAGGCttcgttaaaaagaaaaattgacattttaaaacataaataa
- the LOC123662915 gene encoding uncharacterized protein LOC123662915 isoform X2 — MSSVNNAENQRRCYKCGRSPAEDSLTKLFRFPKPGITNTLRCELWAKYCFPDKEHWSPEFQQKLHTRHLMLCNRHFSRTSFSDYPETSKKLHRFAVPDDIKEEY; from the exons ATGTCTTCGGTAAATAACGCGGAAAATCAACGCCGATGTTATAAGTGCGGACGTTCACCGGCTGAGGACTCGCTGACTAAATTGTTTCGCTTTCCTAAACCCGGTATAACGAACACATTAcg ctgTGAATTATGGGCAAAGTACTGCTTTCCTGATAAAGAGCACTGGTCTCCAGAATTTCAGCAAAAACTTCATACACGACATTTAATGCTCTGTAATAGACATTTTTCAAGGACATCATTTAGTGATTACCCTGAAACTTCAAAGAAGCTTCACAGATTTGCTGTTCCAGATGACATCAAAGAG GAGTATTGA
- the LOC123662915 gene encoding uncharacterized protein LOC123662915 isoform X3, which translates to MSSVNNAENQRRCYKCGRSPAEDSLTKLFRFPKPGITNTLRCELWAKYCFPDKEHWSPEFQQKLHTRHLMLCNRHFSRTSFSDYPETSKKLHRFAVPDDIKEC; encoded by the exons ATGTCTTCGGTAAATAACGCGGAAAATCAACGCCGATGTTATAAGTGCGGACGTTCACCGGCTGAGGACTCGCTGACTAAATTGTTTCGCTTTCCTAAACCCGGTATAACGAACACATTAcg ctgTGAATTATGGGCAAAGTACTGCTTTCCTGATAAAGAGCACTGGTCTCCAGAATTTCAGCAAAAACTTCATACACGACATTTAATGCTCTGTAATAGACATTTTTCAAGGACATCATTTAGTGATTACCCTGAAACTTCAAAGAAGCTTCACAGATTTGCTGTTCCAGATGACATCAAAGAG tgttag